A window of Candidatus Vicinibacter proximus contains these coding sequences:
- a CDS encoding YdeI/OmpD-associated family protein, with translation MAIFFETQIEKYGRNGEKTGWTYILLDAYLTEQLNPNKKISYRVKGLLDKVSIQGASILPIGNGQFILPLNLTLRKLLKKKAGDKVLVKLSLDVSQYSIDDDFVDCLSAEKEAYTFFKNLPESHQKYFSKWIQTARTSETKANRIAEATTALTKKMGYAEMIRNRKKDKL, from the coding sequence ATGGCAATATTTTTCGAAACACAAATAGAAAAGTATGGGCGAAATGGCGAAAAAACAGGATGGACTTATATTCTACTGGACGCCTATTTAACGGAACAGCTCAACCCCAATAAAAAAATTTCATATAGAGTTAAAGGACTTTTAGACAAAGTCTCTATCCAAGGAGCAAGCATTCTACCCATTGGTAACGGTCAATTTATTTTACCTCTGAATTTGACTTTAAGAAAACTATTAAAAAAGAAAGCGGGCGACAAAGTACTAGTTAAGCTTTCATTAGATGTGAGTCAATATAGCATAGACGATGATTTCGTAGATTGTTTAAGTGCAGAAAAAGAGGCATATACTTTCTTTAAAAATCTACCTGAGTCACATCAAAAATATTTTTCTAAATGGATTCAGACAGCAAGAACATCTGAAACCAAGGCAAACCGAATTGCTGAAGCCACAACAGCACTTACCAAAAAAATGGGTTATGCCGAAATGATTAGAAACAGAAAAAAGGACAAATTATAG
- a CDS encoding glycosyltransferase family 2 protein has protein sequence MVYTKVSIIIPAFNEESTIEAVIERVLAVEIPLQKEIIIVNDGSEDKTEQNAMRTIERYKNKPDVTFIYRRKSNGGKGSAMKTGYSIATGDILICQDADLELFPEDYPTLLKPFFENIEQKVVYGSRILGGNKMGESAFYFGGRFVSLITSLLFGTKLTDQPTGYKIFHKDLIPILIGAQHNGFEWEAEITAKILKKKYTIKEVPIRYQPRKTGKKLQWTDGIKIVWTLFKYKIKA, from the coding sequence ATGGTTTACACTAAGGTAAGCATTATTATTCCGGCCTTCAATGAGGAATCAACAATTGAAGCCGTCATTGAAAGGGTTTTAGCCGTTGAAATCCCACTACAAAAAGAAATAATTATAGTAAACGATGGTTCCGAAGATAAAACAGAACAAAACGCAATGCGAACTATAGAGCGGTACAAGAACAAACCGGATGTGACTTTTATTTATAGACGAAAGAGTAATGGTGGAAAGGGAAGCGCAATGAAAACAGGATACTCTATAGCCACAGGAGACATACTTATTTGCCAAGATGCTGACCTGGAGTTGTTTCCCGAAGATTATCCAACATTACTTAAGCCGTTTTTTGAGAATATTGAGCAAAAGGTTGTTTATGGTTCCAGAATCTTAGGAGGAAACAAAATGGGAGAAAGCGCTTTTTATTTCGGTGGGCGCTTCGTTAGTTTAATTACTTCTCTACTTTTTGGAACAAAACTCACAGATCAACCAACGGGTTATAAAATTTTTCATAAGGATTTGATACCAATCCTCATAGGAGCTCAACACAATGGTTTTGAATGGGAAGCAGAAATTACAGCAAAAATCCTAAAAAAGAAATATACAATCAAGGAAGTCCCAATCAGATATCAACCTAGAAAAACAGGAAAGAAACTACAGTGGACAGATGGGATAAAAATAGTGTGGACACTATTCAAATATAAAATCAAAGCATAA
- a CDS encoding glycosyltransferase family 39 protein: MGRFGVKEKLSKYGSLWVILLFFIAGVFIRQPWKGDSLEQKTIYWDVISYYAYLPATFIHGDLSLGFLKKPVVDSNFINLYWPTRLENGNEIIKTTMGWAILNVPAFFLGHTYAKLFGHTQDGFSTPYQVAIAFNNVLFCFLGFLYLFRLLSTFFQAKTVQLTMICVAFGTNIFYYTSFTNPISHCYEFTLILMFLWYSLRWYETPQAKILYFLGLLLGFIILIRPLNLIVVIIPLLFHIDQKNFVHKQWALVKTHYKHLLIAGLCVFFVILPQLLYWRVFTGNWVFNSYVGEQFFWSRPMVAEFLFSYRKGWLLYTPMMAVMLFGFIIQKRNLNQILPQILILLLIMIWVNACWWCWWFGGTFGCRVLIDFYGLFALPLAVVIEYCFSRHLMFRLSFAILLSCVVFINLFQTRQKLEGQIHWDSMTKEAYWEVFLKRRFPENYEKLLKTPDYEAAKRGDIVR; encoded by the coding sequence GTGGGGAGATTTGGCGTTAAAGAAAAGCTTAGTAAATATGGTTCGTTATGGGTCATCTTGCTTTTCTTTATAGCTGGTGTTTTTATCAGGCAACCATGGAAAGGAGATTCACTAGAACAGAAAACAATATATTGGGATGTAATTTCATATTATGCTTATCTACCAGCAACCTTTATTCATGGTGATTTGAGTTTGGGGTTTCTTAAAAAACCTGTAGTAGATTCGAATTTTATTAATCTGTATTGGCCAACCCGCTTAGAAAATGGGAATGAGATAATAAAAACAACGATGGGTTGGGCAATACTAAATGTACCGGCCTTCTTTTTGGGGCATACTTATGCTAAACTTTTTGGTCACACCCAAGATGGCTTTTCAACACCATACCAGGTAGCAATTGCCTTCAACAATGTGTTGTTTTGCTTTCTTGGCTTTTTGTACCTTTTTCGCCTACTTTCTACATTTTTTCAAGCCAAAACGGTGCAGCTAACCATGATCTGCGTTGCCTTTGGCACAAATATTTTTTATTATACTTCTTTTACTAATCCAATTAGTCACTGCTATGAATTTACCCTTATTTTAATGTTTCTTTGGTATTCTTTGAGGTGGTATGAAACGCCCCAAGCCAAAATTTTATATTTTCTAGGTTTGCTTTTAGGCTTCATAATTTTAATTAGGCCGCTAAATTTAATTGTCGTCATAATACCTTTGTTGTTTCATATTGACCAAAAGAACTTTGTACACAAACAATGGGCATTGGTTAAAACGCATTACAAACACCTTTTAATCGCAGGGTTATGTGTCTTTTTTGTCATTTTACCTCAGTTGTTGTATTGGAGGGTTTTCACAGGGAATTGGGTCTTTAACTCATATGTTGGAGAACAATTTTTTTGGAGCCGACCAATGGTGGCAGAGTTTTTATTTTCATACAGAAAGGGGTGGCTACTTTACACTCCAATGATGGCTGTTATGCTGTTTGGCTTTATTATTCAGAAGAGGAACTTAAATCAAATTCTACCCCAAATTTTAATATTACTTCTAATTATGATCTGGGTTAATGCTTGTTGGTGGTGTTGGTGGTTTGGAGGAACGTTTGGTTGTCGAGTTCTGATTGATTTCTATGGTTTATTTGCGCTCCCGCTTGCAGTGGTTATTGAATATTGTTTTTCTCGTCACTTAATGTTTAGGCTTTCTTTTGCAATTCTATTGTCGTGTGTTGTTTTTATTAATCTCTTTCAGACACGACAAAAGTTGGAGGGTCAAATTCATTGGGATTCAATGACCAAGGAGGCCTATTGGGAAGTTTTTCTAAAAAGACGTTTTCCAGAGAACTATGAAAAGCTTTTGAAAACGCCGGACTATGAAGCCGCAAAACGAGGGGATATAGTCAGGTAG
- a CDS encoding DNA polymerase III subunit alpha, with product MFLNCHSYFSLRYGTLSPEELVTEAIRRGIKTMVLSDINNTSCYYQFDVACRNHGVKAIFGIEFREGDKFLYLGIAKNEEGIKELNQFLTKHSISKEPFPKYPPLWENCFVVYRDIPEEQIDQLRENEFIGIKPSELNPIKERSGNLSKSVVFAPVTFLNEEGWKVHKLLRCINHNIHLGKLEPGQFAPKDEMFYTFREILSKFELYPEVLMNTQKILDSCITEMPAKEENNRKTFTGDTNGDYRLLSKLAIQGCRRRYGDQHQEAAERVKKELQVIHRLGFSAYFLITWDIIRYAQSVGYYHVGRGSGANSIVAFCLYITDVDPLELDLYFERFINPHRSSPPDFDIDFSWSDRDDVTEYIFNRYGIEHTALLATYNTFKGKSIIRELGKVFGLPKKEIDVIVDEPLASQKHHPYAKYIFHYGKKIEGFPNYLSIHAGGIIISERPLYYHTALLQMPKGFPTTHFDMYGAEDLRFHKYDILSQRGLGHIKDAIDLVRENQEKEINIHQVEKIKKDDLVRAQLKSAQCIGCFYIESPAMRGLLSKLKCEDYVHLVAASSIIRPGVAKSGMMREYIERFHNPDKVKYLHPVFKQNLSETFGVMVYQEDVMKIVHHFAGLDLNESDVLRRIMTGKKKSSDTFRKLMEKYFHNCKNLGYSDDLSKEVWRQIESFSGYSFCKAHSASYAVESFQSLYLKTYFPLEFMVAVINNFGGFYNTELYIHEARMCGARIEAPCVNKSRYLTHIEGKTIYVGLIHIQSLEKEQAQQIIRERERRGPYRSLDNFIQRNKIAREQLNLLIRIGGFRFTNQSKCSLLWETNVMYQPRQAHLSTTPIFSEREEKYALPMLEDGIYDQTFDEIELLGFPLRSPFDLILEKPQNYVTSKRLKDKISEEILLIGYYVTRKPVTTTNGKLMSFGTWVDEEGYFFDTTHFPPVLERYPFLGKGCYEIHGVVVEDFGFPSLEVRKMKKLGWIKDERY from the coding sequence ATGTTTTTAAATTGTCATAGTTATTTTTCCCTACGTTATGGAACCCTTTCTCCGGAAGAACTTGTCACTGAAGCTATTAGACGAGGAATAAAGACAATGGTACTGTCGGACATCAACAACACTTCGTGTTATTACCAATTTGATGTTGCGTGCAGAAACCATGGAGTTAAAGCTATTTTTGGCATTGAATTCAGGGAGGGGGATAAATTCTTATATCTGGGTATAGCAAAAAACGAAGAGGGGATAAAAGAGTTGAACCAGTTTTTAACAAAGCATTCTATCTCCAAAGAACCCTTTCCTAAATATCCCCCACTTTGGGAAAACTGCTTTGTGGTATACAGGGATATTCCCGAGGAACAAATCGATCAATTGAGAGAAAATGAATTCATAGGAATTAAGCCATCAGAGCTTAATCCCATCAAAGAAAGATCTGGAAATTTGTCTAAGTCAGTTGTTTTTGCTCCGGTTACATTTTTAAATGAGGAGGGGTGGAAAGTACACAAACTTCTTAGATGTATTAATCACAACATCCACCTTGGAAAACTTGAACCGGGTCAGTTTGCGCCAAAGGACGAAATGTTTTACACATTCAGAGAGATTTTAAGCAAATTTGAACTATATCCGGAGGTACTTATGAATACACAAAAGATATTAGATTCGTGTATAACAGAAATGCCCGCGAAAGAGGAGAATAACCGAAAAACCTTTACAGGAGACACAAATGGAGATTATCGGCTGCTTAGCAAACTCGCTATCCAGGGTTGTAGACGGAGATACGGAGACCAACACCAGGAAGCAGCCGAAAGAGTCAAAAAGGAGCTTCAGGTAATTCACCGATTAGGGTTTTCTGCTTATTTTCTGATTACATGGGATATTATTCGCTATGCACAAAGTGTGGGTTATTACCATGTTGGTAGGGGAAGTGGTGCAAATAGTATTGTTGCCTTTTGTCTTTACATTACGGATGTAGATCCTTTGGAACTTGATTTGTACTTTGAAAGATTCATTAATCCACATAGAAGCTCTCCCCCAGACTTTGATATAGATTTTTCGTGGAGCGACAGAGACGACGTTACCGAATATATTTTTAACAGATATGGGATTGAGCATACAGCTTTGTTGGCGACATACAACACTTTTAAGGGAAAATCTATCATTAGAGAATTGGGCAAAGTATTCGGTCTTCCCAAAAAGGAAATTGATGTAATTGTTGACGAACCCCTTGCATCACAAAAACACCATCCATACGCCAAATATATATTCCATTATGGCAAAAAAATTGAGGGCTTTCCAAATTATTTATCCATTCACGCAGGGGGAATTATAATTTCTGAGCGGCCATTATATTATCATACCGCATTATTACAAATGCCAAAAGGTTTTCCAACAACACATTTTGACATGTATGGAGCAGAAGACCTCCGATTTCACAAATATGATATTCTTAGCCAGCGGGGGTTGGGTCATATAAAGGATGCGATAGACCTTGTCCGAGAAAATCAAGAAAAGGAAATCAATATTCACCAGGTAGAAAAAATAAAAAAGGATGATCTTGTTAGGGCTCAGTTGAAGTCAGCACAATGCATAGGGTGCTTTTATATAGAGTCCCCTGCCATGAGAGGATTACTTAGTAAGTTGAAATGTGAGGATTACGTACATCTTGTAGCAGCGAGCTCAATTATCAGACCAGGAGTTGCGAAGAGTGGCATGATGAGGGAGTATATCGAACGTTTCCATAATCCAGACAAAGTGAAATATCTGCACCCAGTATTCAAACAAAATTTATCAGAAACGTTTGGTGTTATGGTGTATCAGGAAGATGTTATGAAGATCGTACATCATTTTGCCGGACTGGACTTAAACGAATCAGATGTGTTGCGACGAATTATGACCGGTAAGAAAAAGTCGTCGGATACCTTTAGAAAACTTATGGAAAAATATTTTCATAACTGTAAAAATCTTGGATACTCTGACGATTTGTCAAAAGAGGTGTGGCGTCAAATTGAAAGTTTTAGCGGCTATTCATTTTGTAAAGCGCACTCTGCTTCATACGCTGTAGAATCTTTTCAGAGCCTATATCTGAAGACGTATTTCCCTTTGGAATTTATGGTGGCGGTCATAAACAATTTTGGTGGGTTTTATAACACAGAACTTTATATACATGAGGCCAGAATGTGTGGAGCAAGAATTGAAGCTCCGTGCGTGAATAAAAGTCGGTATCTAACACACATTGAAGGGAAGACAATTTATGTTGGTTTGATTCACATCCAATCTTTGGAAAAAGAACAAGCGCAACAAATCATACGAGAACGCGAAAGAAGAGGACCGTATAGATCTTTGGATAATTTTATTCAAAGGAATAAAATAGCACGAGAACAACTGAACTTATTAATACGGATTGGAGGATTTCGCTTCACAAACCAAAGTAAATGTTCCCTGTTGTGGGAAACTAATGTAATGTATCAGCCTCGCCAGGCACACTTGTCGACAACCCCCATATTTTCAGAAAGAGAAGAAAAATACGCACTTCCAATGTTGGAGGATGGTATTTATGATCAAACATTTGATGAGATTGAGTTGTTGGGCTTTCCTCTTCGTTCCCCTTTCGATTTGATTTTAGAAAAACCCCAAAACTATGTGACGTCTAAAAGACTAAAGGATAAAATTTCTGAAGAGATTCTGCTTATTGGTTATTATGTCACTAGAAAACCGGTAACGACAACCAATGGAAAACTAATGTCATTTGGAACTTGGGTAGACGAGGAGGGTTATTTTTTTGATACTACACATTTTCCTCCTGTTTTGGAACGCTACCCGTTTTTGGGTAAAGGGTGTTATGAAATTCATGGTGTTGTGGTAGAAGATTTCGGTTTTCCTAGTCTTGAGGTTCGCAAAATGAAGAAGTTGGGATGGATAAAAGATGAAAGATACTAA
- a CDS encoding S9 family peptidase: protein MKKVILFISFSFLWLCLNAQLEYQSPPSSILNLAEAKTPAITALSRNNKYLAFIERPIYKSLEDLAEPEIKLAGLRFNPENFNSSRNTYFTSITIQTLKNNSQIKIYDLPSPLKFQSYSFSPQENYFSFIQVHKDHLSLWVINLNTGKAKEILKHGINGILGNSYIWSADERFIVCRSKGVKTRLPDARDLPKGPVIQESTGEKLPVRTFQDLLKNQQDENRFDYYAASTLIKVFPEGDLSTQDFLGVAIYKGFDFSPDGKFLLTEELSKPYSYNLSLGFFPSKFNIYNNNGVFVKTFYNRPLNNLKTTSFDAVEAGKRNIMWRADKPATLFWCEATDGGNPTKEVEFRDQLFCSDAPFDVHKSICFIKNRFANIIFGNENLAIVEDSWWKNRNTRTYIINPSKSLDSLLSRSINVVFDRSSEDLYKNPGSFISKFDESSHRETLLLSKDKKKAYLNGEGYSPDGNKPFMDEIDLSTFARTRLWQADGISTYEKLVKVLDINSKTILTRIESPSSFPNLYIRKLSSNKNPEAVTFRENPYKSIENITKKKINYLRKDGVSLSATLYLPVGYNPSRDGRLPLLMEAYPEEFKDDKAAGQIKDSPHFFNNINWASPLFWVTRGYAVLEDVQFPIIGVGDKEPNDTYIEQLVADAEAAIKAVDSLGFVDPNRCAVMGHSYGAFMTANLLAHSGLFAAGIARSGAYNRSLTPFGFQSEERSYWQAQNVYQQMSPFNYADQIKSPILLIHGESDNNSGTFTIQTERFFQAIKGNGGKARMVILPFESHGYSARENILHMLWEMDSWLEKYVKNKTN from the coding sequence ATGAAAAAAGTAATTCTTTTTATTTCCTTTAGTTTCCTCTGGTTGTGTCTTAACGCCCAATTAGAATATCAGTCTCCTCCGAGCTCCATTCTTAATCTTGCCGAAGCTAAGACCCCTGCTATTACAGCATTAAGTCGTAATAATAAATATCTTGCTTTCATAGAAAGGCCAATTTATAAATCATTGGAAGATTTGGCTGAGCCGGAAATTAAACTAGCCGGTCTTCGATTTAATCCAGAAAATTTTAATTCTTCTCGAAACACATATTTTACTTCTATTACTATTCAGACCCTTAAGAATAATAGTCAAATTAAAATTTATGATCTTCCTTCTCCCCTGAAATTTCAATCTTACTCTTTTAGTCCTCAAGAAAACTACTTTTCTTTCATTCAAGTTCATAAAGATCATTTGAGCCTTTGGGTAATTAACCTAAATACTGGAAAAGCCAAAGAAATTTTAAAACATGGAATTAATGGAATATTAGGGAACTCTTATATCTGGTCTGCGGATGAGCGCTTCATTGTTTGTCGATCAAAAGGGGTTAAAACCCGTTTACCCGATGCTCGCGATTTGCCAAAGGGTCCGGTTATTCAAGAATCAACCGGGGAAAAATTACCTGTCAGGACCTTTCAAGATCTCTTAAAGAATCAACAAGATGAAAACCGTTTCGATTATTATGCAGCATCAACTCTTATAAAAGTTTTTCCTGAAGGAGATCTATCGACACAAGACTTTTTAGGTGTAGCCATTTATAAAGGTTTTGACTTTTCCCCGGATGGAAAATTCTTATTAACAGAGGAACTTTCCAAACCTTACAGTTATAATTTAAGCCTGGGTTTTTTTCCCAGTAAATTCAATATTTATAATAACAATGGAGTCTTTGTAAAAACATTTTACAACCGACCCCTCAATAATTTGAAAACAACCAGTTTTGATGCTGTTGAAGCTGGAAAAAGAAACATAATGTGGCGTGCTGATAAACCGGCCACTCTTTTTTGGTGTGAAGCCACAGATGGTGGCAACCCGACAAAAGAGGTTGAATTTAGAGATCAGTTGTTTTGTTCTGATGCTCCCTTTGATGTGCATAAAAGCATTTGTTTTATTAAAAATCGTTTTGCTAACATAATTTTTGGAAATGAAAATTTAGCCATTGTCGAGGATAGCTGGTGGAAAAACCGAAACACCAGAACTTATATCATTAATCCTTCTAAAAGCCTTGATAGTTTGTTATCCCGAAGCATCAATGTTGTTTTTGATAGATCCAGCGAAGACCTTTATAAAAATCCCGGATCTTTTATTTCTAAATTTGATGAATCTTCCCATCGAGAAACCTTGCTGTTAAGTAAGGATAAGAAAAAAGCATACTTAAATGGTGAGGGTTATTCTCCTGATGGCAATAAACCTTTTATGGATGAAATAGATCTATCCACTTTTGCCAGAACTCGTTTGTGGCAAGCAGATGGGATTTCTACTTATGAAAAGCTTGTAAAAGTTCTGGATATTAACTCTAAAACCATACTTACCAGGATAGAAAGTCCAAGCTCTTTTCCAAATCTTTATATTAGAAAGTTGTCTTCCAATAAAAATCCAGAGGCTGTTACCTTTCGGGAAAACCCCTATAAATCAATAGAAAATATTACAAAAAAGAAGATCAACTATCTTCGAAAAGATGGGGTGTCTTTATCTGCTACGCTTTATCTTCCTGTGGGTTACAACCCTTCTAGAGACGGTAGATTACCACTTCTAATGGAAGCTTATCCGGAAGAATTCAAAGACGACAAAGCCGCTGGTCAGATTAAAGATTCTCCGCATTTTTTTAACAACATCAATTGGGCTTCTCCTTTATTTTGGGTGACTAGAGGTTATGCCGTATTGGAGGATGTTCAATTCCCTATAATCGGTGTAGGAGATAAGGAACCAAATGATACCTATATTGAACAATTGGTTGCTGATGCTGAAGCAGCAATAAAAGCAGTTGATTCTTTAGGTTTTGTAGATCCTAATAGATGTGCCGTCATGGGTCATTCCTATGGAGCTTTTATGACCGCCAACCTCCTTGCTCATTCTGGCTTATTTGCTGCAGGTATTGCCCGGTCTGGAGCCTACAACAGAAGTCTAACTCCTTTTGGTTTTCAATCTGAGGAAAGGTCTTATTGGCAGGCACAAAATGTTTATCAACAGATGTCCCCTTTCAATTATGCGGATCAAATTAAGAGTCCGATTTTACTTATTCATGGAGAGTCTGACAATAATTCTGGAACCTTTACCATTCAAACTGAAAGATTTTTTCAGGCAATTAAAGGCAATGGCGGCAAAGCAAGAATGGTTATTTTGCCTTTTGAAAGTCATGGATATTCTGCTCGGGAAAATATTCTTCACATGCTTTGGGAAATGGATTCCTGGCTTGAAAAATATGTGAAAAATAAAACCAACTAA
- the xth gene encoding exodeoxyribonuclease III, giving the protein MKRIVSFNVNGLRSAVQKGFNDWLKKSNFDIVCLQETKMDISYADPEMYSALGYTSYWHCAEKKGYSGVLILSREKPDSVHIGCGIEPYDREGRFIRLDFGDWSVMNAYFPSGSSSEERHSFKMSFLQDIYPWIKTLLYQRKKLILVGDYNIVHKELDIHNPQRKDNPSGYRPEERAWLDAWYNELFDDSFRVVFPDLQAFSWWSYRAGSYNKNKGWRIDYQSISKPFGNLVKDYKHHREIRFSDHCPIEGVYDI; this is encoded by the coding sequence ATGAAAAGGATAGTTAGTTTTAATGTAAACGGGTTAAGGTCTGCGGTACAAAAAGGATTTAATGATTGGTTGAAAAAGAGCAATTTTGATATTGTTTGCCTTCAGGAAACAAAAATGGATATCTCTTACGCTGATCCTGAAATGTATAGTGCCTTGGGTTACACATCATACTGGCATTGTGCGGAGAAAAAGGGTTATAGTGGTGTTCTTATTTTAAGCAGAGAGAAGCCTGATAGTGTACATATTGGTTGTGGAATTGAACCCTATGATAGGGAAGGACGGTTTATTAGATTGGATTTTGGTGATTGGTCCGTGATGAATGCTTATTTTCCTTCTGGATCTTCAAGTGAAGAAAGACACTCTTTCAAGATGAGTTTTTTACAGGATATTTATCCTTGGATCAAAACTTTATTGTACCAAAGAAAAAAACTAATTCTAGTTGGCGATTATAATATTGTTCACAAAGAACTTGATATACACAATCCACAACGTAAGGATAATCCCAGTGGTTACAGACCGGAGGAGCGTGCTTGGTTAGATGCGTGGTATAATGAATTGTTTGATGATAGTTTTCGAGTCGTTTTTCCAGATCTTCAAGCGTTTAGCTGGTGGAGTTATCGCGCTGGATCATATAATAAGAATAAAGGTTGGCGGATCGATTATCAATCTATATCCAAACCTTTTGGAAACTTAGTCAAGGACTATAAGCATCACAGAGAAATCCGTTTCTCTGATCATTGCCCAATTGAAGGCGTTTATGACATTTAA
- a CDS encoding bifunctional hydroxymethylpyrimidine kinase/phosphomethylpyrimidine kinase, which produces MSILTVGTMAFDSIETPYGKVDHVIGGACTYISWAASYWHSHINLVSIIGDDFPEDEIVALNKRGVKTDGLVRVQGKKSFYWSGRYHADMNGRDTLITDLNVLEDFSPNLPKDFQSSQFIMLGNLTPSIQASILDQLSDPPKLVILDTMNFWMDVAMDELKQLLFRVDVLTVNDEEARQLSGERSLVKAAAAIHNMGPKYLVIKKGEHGALLFYEDQIFFAPGLPVADVLDPTGAGDSFAGGMIGYLAQTDDISFSNMKTAIIYGSVMASFCVEGFSLSKLKNLTQNEIYARIHQFENLSTFDVKELTVLNS; this is translated from the coding sequence ATGAGTATACTTACTGTTGGAACAATGGCCTTTGACAGCATTGAGACCCCTTATGGCAAGGTTGACCATGTGATCGGAGGAGCTTGTACTTATATCAGCTGGGCTGCCTCATATTGGCATAGCCATATTAATTTAGTCTCTATAATTGGTGATGATTTTCCTGAAGATGAAATTGTAGCCCTGAATAAACGTGGAGTAAAAACCGACGGGTTAGTTCGTGTTCAGGGTAAAAAATCCTTTTATTGGTCTGGTCGATATCATGCTGATATGAATGGGCGAGACACTTTAATAACAGATTTGAATGTTTTAGAAGATTTTAGTCCTAATTTACCTAAGGATTTTCAATCTAGTCAATTTATCATGCTTGGTAACCTAACTCCTTCCATTCAAGCATCGATTCTTGATCAACTTTCTGATCCACCAAAACTTGTAATTCTGGATACAATGAATTTTTGGATGGACGTTGCCATGGATGAATTAAAGCAATTATTATTCAGGGTGGATGTACTTACTGTAAATGATGAAGAGGCTCGTCAGCTTTCAGGAGAAAGATCTCTTGTCAAAGCTGCTGCTGCAATCCATAATATGGGACCCAAATACCTAGTAATTAAAAAGGGGGAACATGGAGCCTTGTTGTTTTATGAAGATCAAATATTTTTTGCTCCTGGATTACCTGTAGCGGATGTGCTGGACCCAACAGGTGCCGGAGATAGCTTTGCTGGAGGTATGATCGGTTATTTGGCACAGACCGATGATATAAGCTTTAGCAATATGAAAACTGCAATTATTTATGGCAGTGTAATGGCCTCTTTTTGTGTAGAAGGTTTTAGCCTTTCTAAGTTGAAGAATCTAACACAAAATGAAATTTATGCAAGAATTCATCAGTTCGAAAATTTAAGCACTTTCGATGTAAAAGAACTAACTGTTTTAAATTCCTGA
- a CDS encoding T9SS type A sorting domain-containing protein — protein MNKLFLFCFLIFSGTALAQPIFNSSPSIGLKLIKKQLDVNYISPVSVESLGGNVSWDFEPADILVLSPDTTIVVEPSGVPNANLFPKATFAIQSGSDSSAYYQFFRKTNNLIEFLGESDASGEPPTLLNSGLTVITLPLNYGTTFEDTSSATFESEFGPIQVEFAVNNKAEAWGTIKTSSGTYNCLKLTSRSTTILSLGPLPIGSQTDVRYAFYSPGYPEAIATYTASEVEFGPDIENDTFAFFLVKPTLSGLDPSKVIHLNISPNPAQDYIIVDLGSQNIKNQLINIVDANGKILYQGRVVAPQHRINVNNWPKGTYMVQVIGENNVWGMETIMLK, from the coding sequence ATGAACAAGTTATTTCTCTTTTGTTTTTTAATATTTTCTGGGACAGCTTTGGCCCAACCCATTTTTAATAGTTCGCCAAGCATCGGACTAAAATTGATAAAAAAACAGTTAGATGTAAATTATATTAGCCCTGTTAGTGTCGAGTCTCTGGGTGGAAACGTATCCTGGGATTTTGAACCGGCTGACATTTTGGTTTTATCCCCTGACACAACCATAGTTGTTGAACCATCAGGCGTTCCTAATGCTAACCTTTTTCCCAAAGCAACCTTCGCAATCCAGAGTGGTTCAGATAGTTCTGCTTATTATCAATTTTTTCGAAAAACTAATAATTTAATTGAATTTCTTGGAGAATCCGATGCATCGGGGGAGCCTCCAACTTTATTAAATTCTGGTTTAACGGTTATCACTCTTCCATTAAATTATGGCACTACCTTTGAGGATACCAGTTCTGCTACTTTTGAATCTGAATTTGGTCCAATTCAAGTCGAGTTTGCAGTAAATAACAAAGCGGAAGCTTGGGGAACTATCAAAACTTCTTCTGGAACATACAATTGTCTTAAATTAACTTCAAGGAGTACCACAATTCTTTCCTTAGGTCCTTTGCCAATTGGTTCCCAGACAGATGTGCGTTATGCTTTTTATTCACCTGGTTATCCTGAAGCAATAGCGACTTATACCGCATCTGAAGTAGAATTTGGACCGGACATTGAAAATGATACATTTGCATTCTTTCTTGTTAAGCCCACCTTGTCTGGTCTCGATCCATCCAAGGTTATACATTTAAACATTAGTCCAAATCCAGCACAGGATTATATTATTGTTGATTTGGGATCACAAAATATTAAAAATCAATTGATTAACATAGTTGACGCAAATGGTAAAATCCTTTACCAAGGGAGGGTGGTTGCACCACAACACAGAATTAATGTCAATAATTGGCCTAAAGGAACTTACATGGTTCAAGTAATTGGTGAAAATAACGTTTGGGGAATGGAGACCATAATGTTAAAATAG